In Tenebrio molitor chromosome 8, icTenMoli1.1, whole genome shotgun sequence, a genomic segment contains:
- the LOC138136516 gene encoding rab-like protein 6, producing MFSAIKRFASKGDGSPNNTTVVSRPPSHQAMSSSLQRKFARGVQYNMKIVIKGDRNVGKTCLFHRLQGKKFIEEYIPTEEIQVTSIQWNYKATDDVVKVEVWDVVDRGKKKKRFEGLKLENSQMEMPEEPALDAEFLDVYKGTNGVIMMMDLTKTWTFDYVQRELPKVPSHIPVIILANHCDMAHHRTVTSDHVTFYIESILSSRSAQVRYSESSMRNGFGLKLLHKFFNLPFLQLQKETLLKQLERNEMEIGATIQELDMFCDSDEANYGKFLDNLVRKRREVADSNANIPAAAQQMRPSASSQQVSSPNPVQCDVKRSQSGPIVIGAGKPIPYAHPGAKKPAASQVSKSSSQSSGFISKIGVDQVVEGGMPDLRRLEISPITSVEEFCPDGGQIDRSFLDDVQYNVQNNVKMDENDSDSDTDTGNPLVSELQEDFEPDDLGSSSKRLHKLEAKAAAPLRPVRSDESSEIEVDKTAPEDYDMKQTNDEFDSTINSEISELTSDAYDGWMGSDTKWRRSPEGGEDVSVVSQTLDYSNSTAYDDSTSVTSSNVHMELLSSKHSPVSANGSVHSDSEETHASGSVKKEKKKKDKEKAEKKHKHKKSKEKVKDKEKHKESGKGDRWNKRRSRDETSSRRDELEEFLNGSASPPIDAAYEAI from the exons ATGTTTTCCGCTATAAAACGGTTCGCGAGCAAAGGCGATGGCTCCCCGAACAACACAACGGTGGTCTCGCGGCCACCCAGCCACCAAGCGATGTCATCCTCCCTACAGCGAAAATTCGCAAGAGGCGTCCAATATAACA TGAAAATCGTGATCAAAGGGGACCGAAACGTGGGGAAAACGTGTCTGTTTCATCGCTTGCAAGGCAAGAAGTTCATAGAGGAGTACATCCCTACTGAAGAAATTCAAGTAACTTCCATACAGTGGAACTACAAGGCGACGGATGACGTCGTTAAAGTTGAAGTTTGGGACGTTGTGGATCGCGGGAAGAAGAAGAAGCGGTTCGAGGGGTTGAAATTGGAGAATTCTCAAATGGAGATGCCTGAAGAACCGGCTCTGGATGCAGAATTCTTGGATGTTTACAAAGGGACAAATGGGGTGATCATGATGATGGATCTGACCAAGACCTGGACTTTTGATTATGTACAAAGGGAGTTGCCCAAAGTTCCCAGTCACATTCCTGTTATTATTTTAGCTAATCATTGTGATATGGCCCATCATAGAACAGTCACTTCTGATCATGTTACTTTTTATATTGAATCAATTTTGAG TTCGCGCTCGGCGCAGGTGCGCTACTCTGAGTCATCAATGCGCAACGGCTTTGGCCTGAAGCTCCTGCACAAGTTTTTCAACTTGCCGTTCCTGCAGCTGCAGAAGGAGACGCTCCTGAAGCAGCTGGAGCGCAACGAGATGGAGATCGGCGCGACCATCCAGGAACTGGACATGTTCTGCGACTCGGACGAGGCGAACTACGGCAAGTTCCTGGACAACTTGGTGCGTAAACGCCGCGAGGTCGCCGACTCCAACGCGAACATTCCGGCGGCGGCGCAGCAAATGCGACCGTCGGCGTCTAGTCAGCAGGTGTCGTCGCCGAATCCGGTCCAATGCGACGTGAAGAGGTCGCAGAGCGGGCCGATCGTGATCGGTGCCGGCAAGCCCATACCCTACGCCCACCCGGGGGCGAAGAAACCAGCAGCGTCGCAAGTCTCCAAGAGCTCCAGCCAGAGTTCCGGGTTCATCAGCAAGATCGGCGTGGACCAGGTGGTGGAAGGGGGCATGCCAGATTTGAGGAGGCTGGAGATCAGTCCCATCACGTCGGTGGAGGAGTTTTGCCCGGATGGGGGACAGATCGACAGGAGCTTCCTGGATGATGTGCAATATAACGTCCAGAACAACGTCAAGATGGACGAGAACGACTCCGATTc TGATACGGACACGGGGAACCCCCTGGTCTCCGAGCTGCAGGAGGACTTCGAGCCCGACGACCTCGGCTCCTCGTCCAAGAGACTCCACAAGTTGGAGGCGAAAGCGGCGGCGCCCTTGCGACCCGTGCGGTCCGACGAGAGCAGCGAGATCGAAGTGGACAAAACCGCCCCCGAGGACTACGATATGAAACAAACGAACGACGAGTTCGACTCGACCATAAACTCGGAGATCTCCGAACTGACGTCGGACGCCTACGACGGCTGGATGGGCAGCGACACGAAATGGAGGCGGTCGCCGGAGGGCGGCGAGGACGTCTCGGTGGTCAGCCAGACGTTGGACTACAGCAACAGCACCGCGTATGACGACAGCACCAGCGTCACCTCGTCGAACGTCCACATGGAGCTGTTGAGCTCCAAGCACAGTCCGGTCTCGGCCAACGGCAGCGTTCACAGCGACAGCGAAGAGACCCACGCCTCCGGCTCGGTCAagaaagagaagaagaagaaagacAAAGAGAAG GCCGAGAAGAAGCACAAgcacaaaaaatcaaaagagaAGGTCAAGGACAAGGAGAAGCACAAAGAGTCGGGTAAGGGAGACAGGTGGAACAAGAGGAGGTCGAGGGACGAGACGTCGTCGCGAAGAGACGAACTAGAGGAATTTCTGAACGGAAGTGCCAGTCCACCCATCGACGCAGCGTACGAGGCCATCTAG